From the genome of Arvicola amphibius chromosome 9, mArvAmp1.2, whole genome shotgun sequence, one region includes:
- the LOC119824076 gene encoding U1 small nuclear ribonucleoprotein C-like, with the protein MSKFYCDYCDTYLTHDSPSVRKTHCSGRKHKENVKDYYQKWTEEQAQSRTHKTTAGFQHGKISPAPSSAPPPPAGAMIPPSPSFPGPPRPGMMPAPHMGGPPMMPMRGPPPPGTMPVGPAPGMRLPMGGHMPMMPGPPMMRPPARPMMVPTRPGMTRPDR; encoded by the coding sequence ATGTCTAAGTTTTATTGTGACTATTGTGATACATATCTTACCCATGATTCTCCATCTGTGAGAAAGACACACTGCAGTGGTCGGAAGCACAAGGAGAACGTGAAAGACTACTACCAGAAATGGACGGAAGAGCAGGCCCAGAGTCGAACTCACAAAACAACAGCTGGATTTCAACATGGAAAGATATCTCCAGCTCcatcctctgctcctcctcctcctgcagggGCCATGATCCCACCTTCCCCCAGTTTCCCGGGTCCTCCTCGCCCTGGCATGATGCCTGCACCCCACATGGGAGGCCCTCCCATGATGCCGATGAGgggtcctcctcctcctgggaCGATGCCCGTGGGACCCGCTCCTGGAATGAGGCTTCCCATGGGTGGCCACATGCCTATGATGCCCGGGCCTCCCATGATGAGACCTCCCGCTCGCCCTATGATGGTGCCCACACGACCTGGCATGACTCGGCCAGACAGATAA